The following coding sequences lie in one Phragmites australis chromosome 8, lpPhrAust1.1, whole genome shotgun sequence genomic window:
- the LOC133927246 gene encoding peroxidase 3-like, with protein sequence MARTGGAAILVVLVAVSAVLGGARAQLRDGFYEHSCPRAEQIVKHYVQQHVPHAPSVAATLLRTHFHDCFVRGCDASVLLNATGGSEAEKDAAPNLTLRGFGFIDRVKAVVEEECPGVVSCADIVALAARDAVGVIGGPFWRVPTGRRDGTVSIKQEALDQIPAPTMNFTELLQSFGNKSLDLADLVWLSGAHTIGIAHCNSFSERLYNFTGRGGPGDADPSLDPLYAANLRRTKCPTPTDNTTIVEMDPGSFLTFDLGYYRGVLKRRGLFQSDAALITDAAAKADIESVVNAPPEVFFQVFARSMVKMGMIDVKTGSEGEIRKHCAVVNDH encoded by the exons ATGGCGAGAACAGGGGGCGCCGCCATCTTGGTGGTGCTGGTGGCGGTGTCTGCCGTCCTCGGCGGCGCGCGGGCGCAGCTGCGGGACGGATTCTACGAGCACAGCTGCCCGCGCGCGGAGCAGATCGTGAAGCACTACGTGCAGCAGCACGTCCCCCACGCGCCCTCCGTCGCCGCCACCCTCCTCCGCACCcacttccacgactgcttcgtccGG GGCTGCGACGCGTCGGTGCTGCTGAACGCGACGGGCGGGAGCGAGGCGGAGAAGGACGCGGCGCCCAACCTGACGCTGCGTGGGTTCGGCTTCATCGACCGCGTAAAGGCGGTCGTCGAGGAGGAGTGCCCCGgcgtcgtctcctgcgccgacatcGTCGCGCTCGCCGCCCGCGACGCCGTCGGCGTCATC GGTGGGCCGTTCTGGCGCGTGCCGACGGGGAGGAGGGACGGTACGGTGTCCATCAAGCAGGAGGCGCTGGACCAGATCCCGGCGCCCACCATGAACTTCACCGAGCTCCTCCAATCCTTCGGGAACAAGAGCCTCGACCTCGCCGACCTCGTCTGGCTCTCAG GGGCTCACACCATCGGCATCGCGCACTGCAACTCCTTCAGCGAGCGGCTGTACAACTTCACCGGGCGCGGCGGCCCCGGCGACGCGGACCCGTCGCTGGACCCGCTGTACGCGGCGAACCTGCGGCGGACCAAGTGCCCCACGCCGACGGACAACACCACCATCGTGGAGATGGACCCGGGGAGCTTcctgaccttcgacctcggctacTACCGCGGCGTGCTCAAGCGCCGGGGGCTGTTCCAGTCCGACGCCGCCCTCATCACCGACGCGGCGGCGAAGGCCGACATCGAGAGCGTGGTGAACGCCCCGCCGGAGGTGTTCTTCCAGGTGTTCGCGCGGTCCATGGTGAAGATGGGCATGATCGACGTCAAGACCGGCTCCGAGGGGGAGATCAGGAAGCACTGCGCCGTCGTCAACGATCACTAA